The window GGTTCCGTGCGGGCATCGGCGTGGTCGTCAGGACGGGTGCCCCCGCACTGGTTCGTGACGCCCTCCGCCGGACCCGCGCACCGACCCGCGTCGCTGCCGACGGTGGTCGACCGGACGACGTGCCGTGCGACTGCCACTAGTCGGCAATCGCTCCCCCGAACTGAGTAACTCCCTCGCGACCCGGCTATCTCTGCCCGCGAACCGGCTATTCTCTCCGTTTCTCGTCTCTCGTGGCGGATTTCCGCTGACTAAACAATCATGAGGGAGATAGCAATCCACATTAACCCCGAATACAAACGTCGGGTCATGAGTCAATCGTACGTGATCGTCGGCGACGGCATCGCGGGGGCCTCAGCGGCCGAGACCCTCCGTGAGGAGGAACCCGATGCCGACATCACAATCATCACGGACGAGGGTGAACCCCTGTACAATCGCATCCTGATCAAAGAGTTCGCGAAGGGCAAACTTCCCGAAGCGCCCATCTCCATCCACGACGAATCGTGGTACGACGACCGGGATGTCGACCTCGTTCTGAACACGCTCGTCACGGACATCGACCCCGACGCGCACACGCTCACCGCCCACGACGGCACCGAGTACGAGTACGACAAACTCCTCCTCGCCATCGGTGGCACCCCGACCCAACTCCCCGTCGAGAACTCCGACGCGGAAGGCATCCACCACTTCTGGACGTTCCAGGACGCCCGCGACATCAAAGAGCACATCGAACAGGCGGACAACTCCGTCGTCATCGGTGCGGGCCTCCTCGGCATCGACCTCGCGGCCATCACCGCCGCACAGGGCGTCGAAGGCAAGTACCTCATGCGCGGCAAGGCGTGGTGGCGCTACGCGCTCTCGCAGGAAGGCGCGGAGATTATCCACAACGCGCTCCGCGAGCGAAACGTCGAACCGGTCTTCGACTCCGGTGTCGACCACTTCGAGATGGATGATGACGGCGTCGTCACGGCCGCTATCGACCCCAACGGCGACCGCTACCCCGCCGACTTCGTCGGCATCGCCATCGGCCTGAACTTCAACACGGAGATTCTCAGCGGCACGGACATCGAGTACGACACCGGCATCTACGTGGACGAGTACATGCGGACGAACCACGACGACATCTTCGCGGCCGGTGACATCACCGAGTTCCACGACGTCATCCTCGGCGAGCGTGCACAGAACGGTGCGTGGGGCTCCGCCAAGGAACAGGGAACCATCGCGGCCAAGAACATGGTCGACTACGGCTCTGCGGAGTTCCGCTGGGTCTCGTCGTACTCCATCACTCACTTCGACTTCCCGTTCCTCTCGTTCGGTCACCCGACCCTCGGCGACGAGAGTGTCGAAGCCAAGTACTCCGACACCGAGTGGCGGCGTCTCGCCATCAAGGACGGCAAAATCGTCGGCGGCGTCCTCATCGGCGACCTCTCGCCGCAGACGAAGTACAAGAAACTCATGCGCGAACAGGTC is drawn from Haloferax litoreum and contains these coding sequences:
- a CDS encoding NAD(P)/FAD-dependent oxidoreductase — encoded protein: MSQSYVIVGDGIAGASAAETLREEEPDADITIITDEGEPLYNRILIKEFAKGKLPEAPISIHDESWYDDRDVDLVLNTLVTDIDPDAHTLTAHDGTEYEYDKLLLAIGGTPTQLPVENSDAEGIHHFWTFQDARDIKEHIEQADNSVVIGAGLLGIDLAAITAAQGVEGKYLMRGKAWWRYALSQEGAEIIHNALRERNVEPVFDSGVDHFEMDDDGVVTAAIDPNGDRYPADFVGIAIGLNFNTEILSGTDIEYDTGIYVDEYMRTNHDDIFAAGDITEFHDVILGERAQNGAWGSAKEQGTIAAKNMVDYGSAEFRWVSSYSITHFDFPFLSFGHPTLGDESVEAKYSDTEWRRLAIKDGKIVGGVLIGDLSPQTKYKKLMREQVDVSGQLETLVKQDFQLEDLEGAAAEQ